One stretch of Centroberyx gerrardi isolate f3 chromosome 13, fCenGer3.hap1.cur.20231027, whole genome shotgun sequence DNA includes these proteins:
- the LOC139931587 gene encoding G-protein coupled receptor 55: protein MASNCSFEEVDHLMKYLELVIYLPIFLCGLVLNVMALLVFCVFLRKWTESTIYMTNLVLMDLLLLFPLPFKMHATNHLWPSNLRSLCSFLESLYFVGIYGSIYTIMCIAMDRWVAIRHPFKAKQLRSPKVALMTCAVVWLLVLVAISSTISRFRETEQRDFHCFHAFSEKGWSPVVIICLEVFGFLVPALVLVCCSVQTIWALKKSGQHSSKSRACVKIIYSSLCAFLLPFTPSHLAILLQFLVRQDVIEDCGAKTRISLFIQTAMCLANITCCLDALCYYFIAHEVRSTTNTFRPSITSRRPTFSTSEV from the exons ATGGCGAGCAACTGTTCATTTGAGGAGGTGGACCACCTGATGAAATACCTGGAGCTGGTGATCTACTTACCCATATTCCTGTGCGGTCTGGTTCTGAACGTCATGGCACTGCTGGTGTTCTGTGTCTTCCTTCGCAAATGGACCGAGTCGACCATCTACATGACCAACCTGGTTCTGATggacctgctcctcctcttccccctgccCTTCAAAATGCACGCCACTAACCACCTGTGGCCTTCCAACCTTCGCTCGCTCTGCTCCTTCTTGGAGAGCCTGTATTTTGTCGGGATATATGGCAGCATCTATACCATCATGTGCATCGCCATGGACCGCTGGGTTGCTATCCGACACCCGTTCAAAGCCAAGCAGCTGCGCTCACCTAAAGTGGCCCTGATGACCTGTGCGGTGGTCTGGCTGCTGGTGCTGGTGGCGATCTCTTCAACAATCTCCCGCTTCAGGGAGACTGAGCAGAGGGACTTCCACTGCTTCCACGCCTTCTCAGAGAAAGGCTGGAGCCCAGTGGTAATCATCTGCCTGGAGGTGTTTGGGTTCCTGGTGCCTGCGCTGGTGCTGGTCTGCTGTTCGGTCCAGACCATCTGGGCACTTAAGAAGTCTGGACAGCACAGCTCCAAGAGCAGGGCCTGCGTGAAGATCATCTACAGCAGCCTGTGTGCCTTCCTGCTGCCCTTCACCCCCAGCCACCTGGCCATACTGCTGCAGTTCCTG GTGCGGCAAGATGTGATCGAGGACTGCGGCGCGAAGACCAGGATCAGCCTGTTCATACAGACAGCTATGTGCCTGGCCAACATCACCTGCTGCCTGGACGCTCTGTGTTACTACTTCATCGCCCACGAGGTGAGGAGCACCACAAACACATTCAGGCCGTCCATAACCAGCCGAAGGCCCACCTTTAGCACATCAGAGGTCTGA
- the hes6 gene encoding transcription cofactor HES-6, whose amino-acid sequence MAPIRNNTNGMDRDDKYSGTKADRKIRKPLVEKKRRARINESLQELRVLIAGTDLQSKMENAEVLEMTVKRVENILQSQAQEVDAVNREACERFAAGYIQCMHEVHTFVSSCPGIDPAIAAELLNHLLESMPLNDEDRLRVMLSDIMADCPGSNNSSTWPLPESMYTALVSPAPSTSSTDDLCSDLDDTDSEQSHISAEEVDSQDVLSLPSLTYSKSMWRPW is encoded by the exons ATGGCCCCCATCCGTAATAACACAAACGGAATGGACAGAGATGATAAATATAGTGGCACCAAAGCTGACAGAAAG ATCAGGAAACCTCTGGTCGAGAAGAAAAGAAGGGCTCGCATCAATGAAAGTTTACAAGAACTCCGAGTTCTCATTGCAGGCACAGAC TTGCAATCAAAGATGGAGAATGCCGAAGTGCTTGAGATGACAGTGAAACGGGTGGAGAACATCCTGCAAAGCCAGGCTCAAG AGGTGGACGCGGTGAACCGGGAGGCGTGCGAGAGGTTTGCAGCGGGCTACATCCAGTGCATGCACGAGGTGCACACTTTTGTCTCCAGCTGTCCGGGAATAGACCCAGCAATCGCCGCGGAGTTGCTGAACCACCTCCTGGAGAGCATGCCCTTGAACGACGAGGACCGTCTCCGGGTGATGCTGTCGGACATCATGGCGGACTGTCCcggcagcaacaacagcagcacttGGCCCCTGCCTGAGAGCATGTACACGGCTCTGGTGTCCCCggccccctccacctcctccaccgaCGACCTCTGCTCTGACCTGGACGACACAGACTCCGAGCAAAGCCATATTTCTGCAGAGGAGGTTGACAGCCAGGATGTCTTGAGTTTGCCTTCTTTAACGTATTCCAAGTCAATGTGGAGACCATGGTAG
- the snorc gene encoding protein SNORC, giving the protein MLEEFRRRCALSRSSLPGTMVHSSSICRFLLLALLGLLVATVHTETVADPAPTLQGDNQDTVSGGGAYDVTTKDPFQDMTERSFTYDYEDSTHSQAMDEEEGVLGPGAITAIVIAVFLGASVLLALIVITLRKFTAS; this is encoded by the exons ATGCTCGAGGAGTTCCGGAGACgctgcgctctctctcgctcatccCTCCCAGGCACCATGGTTCACAGCAGCAGTATCTGCAGATTCCTCCTCCTGGCGCTCCTAGGCCTCTTGGTAGCCACCGTACACACAG AGACAGTTGCAGACCCTGCTCCAACTCTCCAGGGGGACAACCAGGACACAGTGTCCGGAGGAGGAGCCTACGATGTCACCACCAAAGACCCCTTCCAGGACATGACGGAGCGATCCTTCACCTACGACTATGAGGACTCCACACACTCCCAGGCcatggatgaggaggaag gagtccTGGGGCCGGGGGCCATCACAGCCATCGTTATAGCAGTCTTCCTAGGAGCATCTGTCCTCCTGGCCCTCATCGTTATCACACTCAGAAAGTTCACCGCCTCCTAG
- the itm2cb gene encoding integral membrane protein 2Cb, with amino-acid sequence MVKITFQPVSAQKPEKENDGDKIIIPQAHEELVLPLRPKRSFLNGLCCLTFGLVVFMSGLVLASIYVYRYYFIPQQIPEDSLFHCRVVYEDSVFAPLRGRQELEENVGIYLDDNYEQINVPMPHFGGSDPADIIHDFHRGLTAYHDIALDKCYVIELNTTLVMPPRNLWELLVNVKRGTYLPQTYIIQEEMVVTGRVRNMRQLGPFIHRLCYGKETYRLRRRNQRRRIDRRETKKCHSIRHFENTFVVETVICDRI; translated from the exons ATGGTGAAGATAACTTTCCAGCCTGTTTCGGCGCAGAAGCCTGAAAAGGAGAACGATGGAGACAAGATTATTATACCTCAGGCGCAC GAGGAGCTGGTTCTCCCTCTCAGGCCCAAGAGGTCCTTCCTGAACGGCCTGTGCTGCCTCACCTTTGGCCTGGTGGTCTTCATGTCGGGACTGGTGCTGGCCTCCATCTATGTGTATCGCTACTACTTCATACCTCAG CAGATCCCAGAAGACAGCTTGTTCCACTGTCGGGTTGTCTATGAGGACTCGGTGTTCGCTCCACTGAGGGGCCGACAAGAACTTGAGGAGAACGTCGGCATCTACCTTGATGACAACTACGAACAGATCAACGTACCTATGCCACACTTCGGAGGCAGTGATCCCGCCGACATCATCCACGATTTTCACAGG GGCCTCACAGCTTATCACGACATTGCACTGGACAAGTGCTACGTCATTGAGCTGAACACGACCTTGGTTATGCCTCCGCGGAATCTGTGGGAGCTGCTTGTCAACGTCAAG AGAGGGACATACCTGCCTCAGACCTACATCATCCAGGAGGAGATGGTGGTGACAGGCAGGGTGAGGAACATGCGGCAGCTGGGCCCATTCATCCACAGGCTCTGCTACGGCAAAGAAACCTACCGCCTCAGACGCCGCAACCAGCGCCGAC GTATTGACAGGCGCGAGACAAAGAAGTGCCACAGCATCCGTCACTTCGAGAACACTTTTGTGGTTGAGACTGTCATCTGCGACAGGATCTAG